In one window of Primulina tabacum isolate GXHZ01 chromosome 8, ASM2559414v2, whole genome shotgun sequence DNA:
- the LOC142554101 gene encoding aquaporin PIP1-2-like, translating to MAANDNKQHLQVADDEESKINATKIQAVFSTPDPEPWMIDPQKQTTSEMWGLNELLTTDMWRASVGELIGTAVLVFMLDTIVISTIQSDIKMPNLVLSVLAAIIIAILLLAVHPVSGGHINPLISFSAALVGLISMSRAIVYIAAQCLGATLGALALKAVVSSTIEQNFSLGGCTITVISPGPNGPVTIGLGLGQALWLEIFCSFIFLFASIWMAYDHRQASALGHVLVFTIVGVVLGLLVFVSTTVTAQKGYAGAGMNPARCLGPAIVRGGHLWDGHWVFWAGPTIACAMFYLYTKIIPSQHHKSKAYDHDFFNVMKVMFGGHRTK from the exons atggctGCAAACGATAATAAGCAGCATTTACAAGTTGCAGATGATGAAGAAAGCAAAATCAACGCCACCAAGATTCAGGCTGTCTTCTCTACTCCTGA CCCGGAGCCTTGGATGATTGATCCTCAAAAGCAAACAACGAGTGAGATGTGGGGCTTGAATGAGCTTTTGACTACGGAT ATGTGGCGAGCATCGGTCGGGGAGCTGATCGGAACGGCGGTTCTGGTGTTCATGCTTGACACTATTGTAATATCGACTATACAATCAGACATCAAAATGCCGAACCTAGTGCTGTCGGTACTCGCTGCGATAATAATCGCGATTCTCCTTCTTGCCGTACACCCGGTCTCCGGTGGCCACATAAACCCGTTAATCTCATTCTCCGCCGCATTAGTCGGCCTCATATCGATGTCCCGTGCCATAGTCTACATAGCTGCACAGTGCCTTGGTGCAACACTAGGTGCCCTGGCCTTGAAGGCTGTGGTTAGTAGCACAATTGAGCAAAACTTTTCACTCGGGGGCTGCACTATCACAGTCATTTCACCAGGCCCAAATGGACCTGTCACTATCGGTCTCGGGCTGGGCCAAGCGTTGTGGCTAGAGATATTTTGTAGTTTCATTTTCTTATTCGCCTCGATATGGATGGCCTATGATCACAGGCAAGCAAGTGCATTGGGTCATGTTTTGGTTTTCACGATCGTCGGTGTCGTTTTGGGCCTTCTCGTGTTCGTCTCGACCACGGTTACCGCCCAAAAGGGCTATGCAGGAGCGGGGATGAATCCGGCGAGGTGCCTGGGGCCGGCCATAGTTCGAGGCGGACATCTTTGGGACGGGCATTGGGTGTTTTGGGCCGGGCCAACTATAGCTTGTGCTATGTTTTATTTGTACACAAAGATTATTCCCAGCCAGCATCACAAGTCCAAGGCTTATGACCATGATTTCTTCAATGTGATGAAGGTCATGTTTGGAGGTCATAGAACTAAATAA